Proteins found in one Melospiza georgiana isolate bMelGeo1 chromosome 1, bMelGeo1.pri, whole genome shotgun sequence genomic segment:
- the PDCD6 gene encoding programmed cell death protein 6 isoform X1 — translation MAAGYHQRPNGGGAPGALPDPSFLWSVFQRVDKDRSGIICDNELQQALSNGTWTPFNPATVRSILGMFDRENKGGVNFNEFTGVWKYITDWQNVFRTYDRDNSGMIDKNELKQALTGFGYRLSDQFYDILIRKFDRQGKGQVAFDDFIQCCVVLQRLTDVFRRYDTDQDGWIQVSYEQYLSMVFSIV, via the exons ATGGCGGCGGGGTACCACCAGCGGCCCAACGGCGGCGGCGCCCCCGGCGCCCTGCCCGACCCCTCCTTCCTGTGGAGCGTCTTCCAGAG agtTGATAAAGACAGGAGTGGAATAATATGTGATAATGAACTTCAGCAGGCATTATCCAATG GAACGTGGACTCCATTTAATCCAGCAACAGTCAGATCAATTCTTG GCATGtttgacagagaaaacaaaggcGGTGTGAACTTCAATGAATTCACAGGAGTCTGGAAATACATCACAGACTGGCAGAATGTCTTTCGAACGTATGACAGAGACAATTCTGGAATGATTGACAAAAATGAACTAAAGCAAGCACTAACAGGTTTTG GTTACCGACTCTCTGATCAGTTCTATGATATCCTTATTCGGAAATTTGACAGACAAGGAAAAGGACAAGTTGCTTTTGATGATTTTATTCAGTGCTGTGTTGTTCTACAG AGGCTGACTGATGTGTTTCGTCGATACGACACTGACCAGGATGGCTGGATCCAGGTGTCCTATGAGCAGTACCTTTCCATGGTCTTCAGCATCGTATGA
- the PDCD6 gene encoding programmed cell death protein 6 isoform X2: MAAGYHQRPNGGGAPGALPDPSFLWSVFQRVDKDRSGIICDNELQQALSNGTWTPFNPATVRSILGMFDRENKGGVNFNEFTGVWKYITDWQNVFRTYDRDNSGMIDKNELKQALTGYRLSDQFYDILIRKFDRQGKGQVAFDDFIQCCVVLQRLTDVFRRYDTDQDGWIQVSYEQYLSMVFSIV; the protein is encoded by the exons ATGGCGGCGGGGTACCACCAGCGGCCCAACGGCGGCGGCGCCCCCGGCGCCCTGCCCGACCCCTCCTTCCTGTGGAGCGTCTTCCAGAG agtTGATAAAGACAGGAGTGGAATAATATGTGATAATGAACTTCAGCAGGCATTATCCAATG GAACGTGGACTCCATTTAATCCAGCAACAGTCAGATCAATTCTTG GCATGtttgacagagaaaacaaaggcGGTGTGAACTTCAATGAATTCACAGGAGTCTGGAAATACATCACAGACTGGCAGAATGTCTTTCGAACGTATGACAGAGACAATTCTGGAATGATTGACAAAAATGAACTAAAGCAAGCACTAACAG GTTACCGACTCTCTGATCAGTTCTATGATATCCTTATTCGGAAATTTGACAGACAAGGAAAAGGACAAGTTGCTTTTGATGATTTTATTCAGTGCTGTGTTGTTCTACAG AGGCTGACTGATGTGTTTCGTCGATACGACACTGACCAGGATGGCTGGATCCAGGTGTCCTATGAGCAGTACCTTTCCATGGTCTTCAGCATCGTATGA